A stretch of Candidatus Vicinibacter affinis DNA encodes these proteins:
- a CDS encoding amidohydrolase family protein — protein sequence MNSIQLISIKSMQFFSLLVLQLGSFSHFLQAQIPVGVQKEEMAFYNARIHTGKGAVINNGVLIFNNGKISYVGDDNTKVKSVKNSIDLQSQEIYPGFIAAGTTLGLEEISAVKATQDSRELGNLNPNLRAVIAYNTDSKVIPTVRSNGVLLAQIAPTGGVISGQSSIVQLDAWNWEDAAYSEDEGVWLNWPNNYSNGGWWGEPQKSTANENYIKEVESLNNYFSRAKAYSKSSGGEINLAFESMKGLWKNQKKLFIRVNNAKAIIQAILFCEQFEIKPVIVGGDDAWKITDFLKARNISIILGRIHSLPTREDENVFQPYLNPGILKKAGILFGISDEGFWQQRNLAFQAGQAVAGGLSHEDAIASVTSSVAEILGIAHRTGSLEVGKDATFFISKGDALDIKSQDINMAFILGRQIDLDNLHKQLYKKYSEKYSRQ from the coding sequence ATGAATAGCATACAGCTTATTTCAATTAAATCCATGCAATTTTTTTCATTATTGGTCTTGCAACTAGGTTCATTTTCGCATTTTTTGCAAGCTCAAATCCCGGTTGGTGTCCAAAAGGAAGAAATGGCATTTTACAATGCAAGGATTCATACTGGCAAGGGTGCAGTTATTAACAATGGAGTACTGATTTTTAATAATGGAAAAATCAGTTATGTAGGAGATGATAATACTAAAGTCAAATCGGTAAAAAATTCAATAGATCTTCAGTCTCAGGAAATATATCCAGGTTTTATTGCTGCGGGAACTACTTTAGGTCTGGAAGAGATATCTGCTGTGAAAGCTACACAGGACAGCCGCGAATTGGGAAATTTGAATCCCAACTTAAGGGCTGTGATTGCATACAATACCGATTCTAAAGTAATTCCAACTGTCAGATCAAACGGTGTTCTTTTGGCTCAGATTGCCCCTACAGGTGGAGTGATTTCAGGACAGTCTTCTATTGTCCAGTTAGATGCATGGAATTGGGAAGATGCTGCTTATTCTGAAGACGAAGGTGTCTGGTTGAATTGGCCAAATAACTATTCAAATGGTGGCTGGTGGGGAGAACCTCAAAAATCTACAGCCAATGAAAATTATATCAAGGAAGTTGAGTCTTTGAATAATTATTTTTCAAGGGCAAAAGCATACAGCAAATCATCAGGTGGGGAGATAAACCTTGCTTTTGAATCCATGAAGGGATTGTGGAAAAATCAGAAAAAATTATTTATAAGGGTCAATAACGCAAAAGCTATTATACAGGCAATTTTGTTTTGTGAGCAATTCGAAATTAAGCCTGTGATTGTAGGTGGAGATGATGCATGGAAAATTACTGATTTCTTGAAGGCCAGAAATATTTCTATTATATTGGGGAGGATACATAGCCTGCCAACTCGAGAAGATGAGAATGTATTTCAACCTTATCTGAATCCAGGAATTCTTAAAAAAGCAGGTATTCTTTTTGGAATAAGTGATGAAGGATTTTGGCAACAACGAAATTTGGCTTTTCAAGCCGGGCAGGCTGTTGCGGGCGGATTATCTCATGAAGATGCAATTGCTTCTGTAACATCATCGGTTGCTGAAATTCTTGGCATTGCCCACCGTACAGGCAGTTTGGAAGTAGGTAAGGATGCCACATTTTTTATTTCCAAAGGCGATGCGCTTGATATTAAAAGTCAAGACATAAACATGGCTTTTATTCTGGGAAGACAGATAGATTTGGATAACCTACACAAACAATTGTATAAGAAGTATTCAGAAAAGTACAGTCGTCAATAA
- a CDS encoding transketolase, whose translation MKTIAELTQIASQVRRDIIRQTWMAKSGHPGGSLGCADFLTALYFNTLNYKLPFSMEGQGEDLFFLSNGHISPVLYSVLARTGHFPVEELNTFRQINSRLQGHPATHEHIPGVRIATGSLGQGLSVALGAAMGKRMSGDSSLVYVLTGDGELQEGQNWEAIMCAAHYKIDNLIVTVDWNGQQIDGPNDEVISLGDLPGKWHAFGWEVMHMEGNQMDDVVHILEMAKRKLHQGKPVVILMRTVMGFGVDFMMGTHKWHGVAPNDEQAEKALAQLPQTLGDF comes from the coding sequence ATGAAGACGATAGCCGAACTCACTCAAATCGCGTCACAAGTCAGACGAGACATCATCAGGCAGACCTGGATGGCAAAAAGCGGACACCCCGGAGGTTCGCTTGGCTGTGCGGATTTTTTAACTGCACTTTATTTCAACACACTGAATTACAAATTACCCTTCAGTATGGAGGGTCAAGGGGAGGATTTATTTTTTCTTTCCAATGGCCATATTTCTCCGGTGCTTTACAGTGTACTTGCCCGAACAGGTCATTTTCCAGTGGAAGAATTAAATACCTTTAGACAAATAAATTCTCGGCTTCAGGGGCATCCTGCCACACATGAGCACATTCCCGGAGTCCGGATTGCTACTGGCTCTTTAGGCCAGGGCCTGAGTGTTGCTCTTGGGGCCGCCATGGGTAAAAGAATGAGTGGTGATTCATCGCTCGTTTACGTTTTGACCGGTGACGGAGAATTGCAAGAGGGACAGAACTGGGAGGCTATTATGTGTGCTGCCCATTATAAAATAGACAATCTCATTGTAACAGTAGATTGGAATGGTCAGCAAATAGATGGTCCTAATGATGAGGTCATTTCCCTAGGTGATCTTCCCGGCAAATGGCATGCCTTCGGCTGGGAGGTAATGCATATGGAAGGAAATCAAATGGATGATGTTGTGCACATCCTTGAGATGGCCAAAAGAAAATTACATCAAGGGAAACCTGTCGTCATATTAATGAGGACTGTAATGGGTTTTGGAGTAGATTTTATGATGGGCACTCATAAATGGCATGGAGTAGCGCCTAATGATGAACAAGCAGAAAAAGCATTGGCACAATTGCCACAAACTTTAGGAGATTTTTAA
- a CDS encoding cystathionine gamma-synthase, which yields MKFATKLIHAGVHPDPSTGAIMTPIFQTSTYVQDGPGNHKGYEYARTQNPTRTALQENLAALENGTDAICFGSGLAAMDAIIKLLKSGDGVVASNDMYGGSFRLLEKIFKPFGISNKLVPMQDPDIVEAALDENTKLIWVETPTNPLLNIVDIKAICKIAAKRNILVCVDNTFASPYLQNPLDLGADLVLHSATKYLGGHSDVVHGAVITKNKRLAEQLYFIQNASGAVPGPMDCFLILRGIKTLHVRVQRACENARKIAEFLISHPNVNRVLYPGFSNHPGHEVAKSQMRDFGAMVSFDLKNTDVEAAMKVLSKTKLFSCAESLGGVESLIGHPASMTHASLPKEERLKSGLTDSLMRLSVGIEDVEDLIEDLRQALS from the coding sequence ATGAAATTTGCAACCAAGCTTATCCATGCAGGTGTCCACCCTGATCCTTCCACAGGAGCAATTATGACCCCTATTTTCCAGACCTCCACCTATGTTCAAGATGGGCCTGGAAATCACAAGGGATATGAATATGCCAGAACCCAGAACCCAACCCGAACAGCCTTGCAGGAAAACTTGGCTGCATTGGAAAATGGAACTGACGCCATATGTTTTGGCAGTGGACTTGCAGCAATGGATGCCATTATTAAATTGTTGAAATCCGGTGACGGTGTGGTAGCCAGTAATGACATGTATGGTGGATCTTTCAGGTTGTTGGAAAAAATATTCAAACCCTTTGGCATTAGCAATAAACTGGTTCCCATGCAGGATCCAGATATTGTGGAAGCCGCTCTGGATGAAAATACCAAATTGATCTGGGTTGAAACCCCAACCAATCCATTGCTAAATATAGTAGATATCAAAGCCATTTGTAAGATTGCCGCAAAACGGAATATTCTTGTATGTGTTGACAATACTTTCGCATCGCCTTACCTTCAGAATCCGTTAGATCTGGGTGCCGATCTCGTGTTACATTCCGCAACCAAATATTTGGGTGGTCATAGCGATGTTGTACATGGAGCGGTCATTACTAAAAATAAGAGGCTTGCAGAGCAATTGTATTTTATCCAGAATGCCAGCGGTGCTGTTCCGGGACCTATGGACTGTTTTCTGATCCTCAGGGGAATAAAAACCCTTCATGTAAGGGTACAAAGAGCCTGTGAAAATGCTCGCAAAATTGCAGAATTTCTTATTTCCCATCCCAATGTAAACAGAGTTTTATATCCTGGATTTAGCAATCACCCGGGTCACGAAGTAGCTAAAAGTCAGATGCGTGATTTCGGAGCAATGGTTTCTTTTGATCTTAAAAATACAGATGTAGAAGCTGCCATGAAGGTCTTATCGAAAACTAAATTGTTTTCCTGTGCAGAGTCTCTGGGTGGTGTAGAATCTTTGATTGGACATCCTGCATCAATGACCCATGCCTCTTTACCAAAGGAAGAACGATTGAAATCTGGCCTAACAGATTCATTAATGCGGTTAAGTGTGGGCATTGAAGATGTGGAAGATTTGATTGAAGACTTAAGACAAGCTTTGTCCTAA
- a CDS encoding amidohydrolase family protein, whose protein sequence is MKLVHNLFVCLTFFSIIHLCQAQVSFPVNGVREPDQSCFLLRQATVHPEPGIQLENTDLIIRNGKIETIGKDLKPPIDAVIKDYKNMHIYPSLIDLYADYGMPEPKKAISNNAMVSSKEGAFSWNEALKPEIKAAEFFTVKNEQAQKFRDIGFGMVNTHFPDGISRGSSTLVFLGTGNEHEMILKSEVAHQLTFNKGLSSQDYPGSLMGCLALLRQTYLDAAYYEKVIKPKEVNLSLEAWNRNGSLLQIFAANDKFDILRIDKLAKEFNQNFIIKSNGDEYQRIEEVKKTNARLIVPLKFPPLYEVEDPYDAEQIDLADLKHWELAPYNPAFLEKNNVEFSFTTNGLKDQKDFLPNLRKAVKLGLSKNKALEALTTTPAKWMGLDNVIGSLAKGKWANMIITNGDLLEEKTQIYENWIKGQSYVVKRFETDNYSGNYKMQLGPKSYEIMLVKKEDKYECTILTNDSMKLNLQIKIEGRYLNGKFTDENKQVYLLSATEQEGIFIGQSIGSDGIVKIFQMKLNDDLGKEFKVDTKEKNANIPDTVSMVTYPFMAYGWMEKPVQKKYLIKNATIWTCEKDGNLSNTDLLIENGKIKKIAKSISDETAIVINASGKHLTPGIIDEHSHIAISRGVNECTEASTAEVRIGDVINSDDINIYRQLSGGVTTSQLLHGSCNPIGGQSAIIKLRWGSSPDEMKFEGADPFIKFALGENVKRSGGNNNQRFPDTRMGVEQVYIDYFTRAKSYSDDIKKFGPDKVRRNLDLETLAEILDKKRFITCHSYVQSEINMLMHVAERFNFRVNTFTHILEGYKVADKMKKHGVGAASFSDWWAYKFEVYEAIPYNGAILHNQGVTTAFNSDDAEMARRLNQESAKAIKYGNLSETEALKFVTLNPAKLLHLDHRVGSLKEGKDADVVLWNGNPLSVYSLVEKTFIDGIKYFDKDEQVNKQEFIRKERARIIQKMLQQKSLGSTTTPFRSPTKKLYHCDSVEGETLNSDNDLNSHHHE, encoded by the coding sequence ATGAAATTAGTCCATAATCTTTTTGTTTGCCTCACGTTCTTTTCTATTATTCATCTCTGTCAGGCGCAGGTAAGTTTTCCGGTTAATGGTGTCAGGGAACCGGATCAGTCATGCTTTCTCTTACGACAGGCCACTGTGCATCCTGAACCCGGCATTCAATTGGAAAATACAGATCTTATCATTAGAAACGGTAAAATCGAAACCATAGGTAAAGATTTAAAACCACCCATAGATGCAGTGATAAAAGACTATAAAAACATGCACATTTATCCTTCTCTGATAGACTTGTATGCTGATTACGGGATGCCTGAACCCAAAAAGGCAATTTCAAACAATGCCATGGTCAGCAGTAAGGAGGGTGCATTTTCTTGGAATGAGGCCTTGAAGCCTGAAATTAAAGCGGCTGAATTTTTTACCGTAAAAAATGAACAGGCGCAGAAGTTCAGAGATATTGGATTTGGAATGGTAAACACTCACTTTCCGGATGGAATTTCGCGGGGCAGCTCCACCTTGGTTTTTTTGGGAACAGGAAATGAGCATGAGATGATATTAAAATCAGAGGTTGCACATCAATTAACTTTTAATAAAGGATTATCCTCACAAGATTATCCCGGCTCTCTGATGGGATGTCTGGCATTGCTACGCCAAACCTATCTGGATGCGGCTTATTATGAAAAAGTTATAAAACCAAAGGAAGTTAATCTTTCCTTGGAAGCATGGAATCGCAACGGATCATTGTTGCAGATTTTTGCTGCCAATGACAAATTCGACATCCTTAGAATTGACAAATTAGCAAAAGAATTTAATCAAAATTTTATCATCAAATCAAATGGAGATGAATATCAACGTATAGAGGAAGTTAAAAAGACAAATGCAAGACTGATAGTTCCACTAAAATTTCCACCATTGTATGAGGTGGAGGATCCATATGATGCCGAGCAAATTGATTTGGCAGATTTAAAACACTGGGAACTTGCTCCTTACAATCCTGCATTCCTTGAGAAAAACAATGTAGAGTTTAGTTTTACCACCAATGGACTTAAAGATCAAAAAGATTTCTTGCCAAATTTACGCAAAGCTGTAAAGCTCGGTTTAAGCAAAAATAAAGCGCTGGAAGCTTTAACTACTACTCCAGCCAAATGGATGGGTTTGGATAATGTAATAGGGAGTTTGGCTAAAGGGAAATGGGCAAATATGATCATTACAAATGGAGATTTACTTGAAGAAAAAACGCAGATTTATGAAAACTGGATAAAAGGACAATCTTATGTGGTCAAAAGATTTGAGACGGATAACTATAGTGGTAATTACAAAATGCAATTAGGTCCTAAGTCTTATGAAATAATGTTGGTAAAAAAAGAAGACAAGTATGAATGTACAATTCTTACGAATGATTCAATGAAACTTAATCTGCAAATCAAAATTGAAGGTCGCTATCTGAACGGTAAGTTTACGGATGAAAATAAACAAGTTTATCTGTTGAGTGCAACTGAACAGGAAGGAATTTTCATCGGTCAAAGTATTGGATCTGATGGAATTGTTAAGATCTTTCAGATGAAACTTAATGATGATCTGGGGAAAGAATTTAAAGTGGACACCAAAGAAAAAAATGCAAACATACCGGATACTGTATCAATGGTAACCTATCCTTTCATGGCCTATGGATGGATGGAAAAACCTGTTCAGAAAAAGTATTTAATTAAAAATGCTACAATATGGACTTGCGAAAAAGATGGAAATCTAAGTAATACAGACTTGTTGATAGAAAATGGAAAAATTAAGAAAATAGCAAAAAGTATTTCGGATGAAACGGCGATCGTCATCAATGCTTCCGGAAAACATCTTACTCCTGGTATAATTGATGAGCACAGCCATATCGCAATCTCGCGCGGTGTAAATGAATGCACAGAAGCATCAACTGCTGAGGTACGAATCGGAGATGTGATCAATTCTGATGACATCAATATTTATCGTCAACTTTCAGGTGGTGTGACAACCTCTCAATTACTGCATGGTTCCTGTAATCCAATTGGAGGCCAATCTGCAATCATCAAATTGAGATGGGGTTCATCACCGGATGAAATGAAATTTGAAGGAGCTGACCCTTTTATCAAATTTGCTTTAGGTGAAAATGTAAAACGATCTGGTGGAAACAACAATCAAAGATTTCCAGACACCCGAATGGGCGTAGAACAAGTTTATATTGATTATTTTACCCGTGCCAAATCTTATAGTGACGACATAAAGAAATTTGGCCCCGACAAGGTGAGAAGAAATCTTGATTTGGAAACGTTGGCAGAAATATTGGACAAAAAGAGATTTATAACTTGTCATTCCTATGTTCAGTCAGAGATCAATATGTTGATGCATGTTGCTGAGCGATTTAATTTCAGGGTAAATACCTTTACACATATTTTGGAAGGCTACAAAGTGGCTGATAAGATGAAAAAGCATGGGGTTGGCGCTGCTTCATTTTCAGACTGGTGGGCTTATAAATTTGAGGTATATGAAGCCATCCCATACAATGGAGCCATCTTGCATAACCAGGGTGTCACAACAGCTTTTAACAGTGACGATGCAGAAATGGCTCGTCGGCTGAATCAGGAATCTGCTAAAGCAATTAAATATGGAAATTTGTCAGAAACAGAGGCCTTAAAATTTGTGACGCTAAATCCTGCAAAATTATTACATCTTGATCATCGGGTAGGCAGTCTTAAAGAAGGGAAGGATGCCGATGTGGTGCTTTGGAATGGGAATCCTTTGTCGGTCTATTCGTTGGTTGAAAAAACATTTATTGATGGAATAAAATATTTTGACAAAGATGAACAAGTCAACAAACAAGAATTCATCCGAAAAGAACGTGCACGCATCATCCAGAAAATGTTGCAACAGAAATCTTTAGGGTCAACAACAACCCCATTCCGCTCACCAACTAAAAAACTATATCATTGCGATTCTGTTGAGGGAGAGACTCTTAATTCTGACAATGATTTAAATTCACATCATCATGAATAG
- a CDS encoding transketolase family protein: MSTWDKYQSTAKKATRNGFGDGLLEAARKNPKVIALCADLAGSLKMDLFEKEFPERFIQVGIAEANMMGMAAGLATTGMIPFTGTFANFSTGRVFDQIRQSIAYSEKNVKIAASHAGITLGEDGATHQILEDVGLMKMLPGMTVINPADYAQTKAATQAIAEFKGPVYLRFGRPDWPVFLENEKFEIGKALKLKDGKDVTVIATGHLLWNALEAVRQLDKEGINCELINIHTIKPLDTEAILNSVKKTGRVVSCEEHQRNGGLGDSVAQLLSMNFPAPQEYVAVNDSFGESGKPMELMEKYGLGVKDVLEKIRKVLSR, encoded by the coding sequence ATGAGCACCTGGGATAAATATCAAAGTACTGCTAAAAAAGCTACCAGAAATGGTTTTGGAGACGGATTATTGGAAGCCGCCAGAAAGAACCCAAAAGTAATTGCCCTTTGTGCAGATCTTGCAGGATCACTGAAGATGGACCTCTTTGAAAAAGAATTCCCAGAGCGATTCATTCAGGTTGGAATTGCGGAAGCAAATATGATGGGTATGGCTGCCGGTTTGGCGACCACTGGAATGATCCCATTTACCGGTACTTTTGCTAACTTTTCAACTGGCAGGGTCTTTGACCAAATCCGACAGTCCATTGCCTATTCAGAAAAAAATGTCAAAATCGCAGCTTCTCATGCCGGTATCACTTTAGGTGAAGATGGTGCTACCCATCAGATATTGGAAGATGTTGGCTTAATGAAGATGCTTCCCGGTATGACAGTAATAAACCCTGCTGATTACGCTCAGACAAAAGCAGCCACTCAAGCCATAGCAGAATTTAAGGGTCCGGTTTATCTAAGGTTTGGAAGACCTGATTGGCCTGTTTTTCTAGAAAATGAAAAATTCGAAATTGGTAAGGCCCTTAAGCTAAAAGACGGTAAAGACGTAACCGTCATTGCTACCGGACATTTACTTTGGAATGCATTGGAGGCTGTGCGTCAACTCGATAAAGAAGGAATCAATTGCGAATTGATAAATATTCATACGATCAAACCATTGGATACAGAAGCAATCCTCAACTCTGTCAAAAAAACCGGCAGGGTAGTAAGTTGTGAAGAACATCAGCGCAACGGCGGATTAGGTGACAGTGTTGCACAATTACTCAGCATGAATTTCCCTGCACCACAAGAATATGTTGCCGTAAATGATTCCTTTGGTGAAAGCGGTAAACCTATGGAACTGATGGAAAAATATGGTCTTGGAGTCAAGGACGTACTTGAAAAAATCAGAAAAGTACTCAGTCGATAA